In Pelagicoccus sp. SDUM812003, the following are encoded in one genomic region:
- a CDS encoding phospholipase D-like domain-containing protein, whose translation MSPTLLIDTVLPHLGAIIGFGLGFILIARLMREKRRPSNTFAWLLIIILVPYVGVPLFLLFGGRKIAKLSRDKDSLRIPSNLSQNSAVTPSPFGLIATGNRTQFIPTGIEAYEALIDSIKDAKHSIDITTFILSHDAVGRRVVKELSNKAREGVEVRLLIDAIGSWGKKTLYMLDLEKAGGRIERFMPVFPFAFPGATNLRNHRKIAIFDQSKAIVGGRNIGRDYMGPTISKGRWVDLGISIEGPAVTALNAIFEQDWKFASRKRGYVSREPTFIAPLEDAESTIEIMASGPDTTGDPLYEKVLSSIQEAEESIKIVTPYFILDDVLLRSLIVKARTGKQVTLIVPRKSNHRLADLARIHFLRELYQAGVKILAYEEVMMHAKALLIDDKIAMTGSANMDLRSLFMNYEVAAFLYSRPETSAMAEWIQSLEENCTPLGADELAHKKRLKGIAEDLSQLIAPLL comes from the coding sequence ATGTCACCGACTCTCCTCATCGATACCGTCCTGCCCCACCTAGGCGCCATCATCGGCTTCGGACTCGGCTTCATCTTGATCGCTCGTCTGATGCGGGAAAAACGGCGGCCGAGCAACACCTTCGCCTGGCTGCTCATAATCATTTTAGTCCCCTATGTAGGCGTACCGTTGTTCCTGCTCTTTGGTGGCCGCAAGATCGCGAAACTCTCCCGCGACAAGGATTCCCTGAGAATCCCATCCAACCTAAGCCAAAACTCGGCTGTCACGCCCTCGCCGTTCGGGCTAATCGCGACAGGGAACCGTACCCAATTCATTCCTACCGGCATCGAGGCCTACGAGGCTCTCATCGATTCGATCAAAGATGCCAAACATTCCATAGACATCACCACCTTCATCCTCAGCCACGACGCCGTTGGACGACGCGTCGTAAAAGAGCTTTCCAATAAGGCCCGTGAAGGCGTTGAAGTCAGGCTTCTGATCGATGCCATCGGTTCCTGGGGCAAGAAAACCCTCTACATGCTCGATCTGGAAAAGGCTGGCGGACGCATCGAGCGTTTCATGCCCGTCTTTCCCTTTGCCTTTCCCGGCGCCACCAATTTGAGAAACCACCGAAAGATCGCGATCTTCGACCAGTCCAAAGCGATCGTGGGCGGAAGAAATATCGGCCGCGACTACATGGGGCCAACCATTTCCAAGGGTCGCTGGGTAGACCTAGGAATCAGCATCGAGGGTCCAGCAGTCACCGCCCTCAACGCGATCTTCGAGCAGGACTGGAAATTTGCGTCGCGAAAACGTGGATACGTAAGTCGAGAACCTACCTTCATCGCTCCCTTGGAGGACGCGGAGAGCACCATCGAAATCATGGCCAGCGGCCCCGATACCACAGGGGATCCGCTCTACGAAAAGGTCCTTTCATCGATTCAAGAGGCGGAAGAAAGCATCAAGATCGTCACACCCTACTTCATCCTGGACGACGTGCTGCTGCGCTCGCTCATCGTCAAAGCGCGCACCGGGAAGCAGGTGACGCTCATCGTTCCCCGAAAATCGAACCATCGCCTAGCCGACCTGGCTCGAATCCACTTCCTTCGCGAGCTCTATCAGGCGGGCGTCAAGATTCTCGCCTACGAAGAGGTGATGATGCATGCTAAAGCTCTCCTCATCGACGACAAGATCGCCATGACAGGATCCGCGAACATGGACCTTCGCAGCCTTTTCATGAACTACGAGGTCGCCGCTTTCCTCTACTCTCGCCCCGAAACAAGCGCCATGGCTGAGTGGATACAAAGCCTCGAAGAAAACTGCACACCCCTCGGGGCTGACGAACTCGCTCACAAGAAGCGGCTCAAAGGGATCGCGGAAGACCTTTCTCAATTGATCGCCCCGCTTCTGTAG
- the cimA gene encoding citramalate synthase: protein MSKPTILMYDTTLRDGTQGEGVSFSVTDKLRIAEKFDQFGIDYIEGGWPGSNPRDMAFFEEAKRLKLKHSKIAAFGSTRRANLKAEEDPQLKTLIDAGTPVVTIFGKTWLLHVTEVIRVEPEENLAMIEDSVRFLKGNGREVIYDAEHFYDGYVDSPDYAMKTLEAAVRGGADCLTLCDTNGGKLVKELEEITAAVVKRFPEVRVGVHCHNDSGLGVAVSLAGVDAGATLVQGTFNGYGERVGNANLTTIIPNVRLKMEYPVNCEKHLKRLRELSMFIADLANLPHDAKAPFVGLSAFTHKGGAHADATKKVSYSYEHVDPTDVGNKQRVLVSDMAGRSSLLMKAQELGFDLDRDSPDTKVIIEKLKELEYNGYEFESADGSLRLLLDKLTNKFTSHFEFEGYRVIVEKRSKDEDPVSEATIKVKVDGAPRYVVAEDSGPVGALDKALRVALGDAFPNLKELTLKDYKVRILDSKQGVEAKTRVLIESSDGEELWGTVGASDNIIEASWQAIRDAVDYKILIDDRK from the coding sequence ATGAGCAAACCGACCATCTTAATGTACGATACAACCCTTCGCGACGGGACTCAGGGCGAAGGCGTCTCCTTTTCCGTGACGGACAAGCTCCGTATCGCGGAGAAGTTCGATCAGTTCGGTATCGACTACATCGAAGGCGGTTGGCCGGGGTCGAATCCGCGCGACATGGCGTTCTTCGAGGAAGCGAAGAGGCTCAAGCTCAAGCACTCGAAGATCGCAGCCTTCGGCTCGACTCGACGGGCGAATCTGAAGGCCGAAGAGGATCCTCAGCTCAAAACGCTGATCGATGCCGGCACGCCGGTGGTGACGATTTTCGGCAAGACCTGGCTGCTGCATGTGACCGAAGTCATTCGCGTCGAGCCGGAAGAGAATCTTGCCATGATCGAAGACAGCGTGCGCTTCCTCAAGGGGAACGGGCGCGAGGTTATCTATGACGCGGAGCACTTCTACGACGGCTATGTGGATAGTCCTGACTACGCCATGAAGACGTTGGAGGCGGCGGTGCGCGGCGGAGCGGATTGTCTGACTCTCTGCGACACCAACGGAGGAAAGCTGGTCAAGGAACTCGAAGAAATCACGGCTGCGGTGGTGAAACGCTTCCCGGAAGTCCGAGTCGGTGTGCACTGCCACAACGATTCGGGTCTGGGCGTAGCAGTGTCGTTGGCCGGTGTGGATGCGGGCGCGACTTTGGTCCAAGGGACCTTCAACGGATACGGCGAGCGTGTGGGTAATGCTAATCTCACTACGATCATCCCCAACGTGCGTCTGAAAATGGAGTATCCGGTGAACTGCGAGAAGCACCTTAAACGTTTGCGGGAGCTTTCGATGTTCATCGCGGATCTGGCTAACTTGCCCCACGACGCGAAAGCGCCTTTCGTCGGACTCTCCGCGTTCACCCACAAGGGCGGAGCGCATGCGGACGCGACCAAGAAGGTGAGCTACAGCTACGAGCATGTCGATCCGACCGACGTAGGCAACAAGCAGCGTGTGCTTGTATCCGATATGGCAGGACGCAGCAGCTTGCTGATGAAAGCTCAAGAGCTCGGCTTCGATCTTGATCGCGACTCTCCGGATACGAAGGTTATCATCGAAAAGCTCAAGGAGCTGGAGTACAACGGATACGAGTTTGAATCGGCTGATGGCTCGCTGCGGCTGCTGCTTGACAAGTTGACCAACAAGTTCACTTCACACTTCGAATTCGAGGGCTACCGCGTCATTGTAGAAAAGCGTTCCAAGGACGAGGATCCGGTCTCCGAGGCTACGATTAAGGTCAAGGTGGACGGAGCGCCCCGCTACGTGGTGGCAGAGGATTCGGGGCCGGTCGGCGCCTTGGACAAGGCCCTGAGAGTCGCCCTCGGCGACGCGTTTCCGAATCTCAAGGAGCTTACGCTCAAGGATTACAAGGTGCGCATTCTCGATTCCAAGCAAGGAGTGGAAGCCAAGACGCGCGTGCTCATCGAGTCCTCCGACGGCGAGGAGCTTTGGGGTACGGTAGGGGCCAGCGACAATATCATCGAAGCGAGCTGGCAGGCGATCCGCGATGCGGTGGACTACAAGATTCTGATCGACGACAGAAAGTAA